In the Archocentrus centrarchus isolate MPI-CPG fArcCen1 chromosome 11, fArcCen1, whole genome shotgun sequence genome, TGTAGGAATTATCCTGGAAGGCCAAATTGTTATCCAGGATTTAGACAATGTTCCTCTGGCTGTTGCACTACTGTTTGGCCTCCTGTATGCTCTACATATGGATTATCCTCATCAACTCAGGTATACCTTTGAAGTGATCCAGAAACTGATCATGGAGCTAGATGGTGGCACACTTTCAAAGAAagtccaggtcctgaagaaTAGACTCAATGAGTAATGCTGGCCAGTGAGCATGACCAGCTTATTTGAGGACTTGTCCATTTAAGTTGCTTTTCATTGTTCTCATGTTGCGGTaaacaaacttttaaatatgcttagttacttaaaaaaaaaaaggcgttcTGTAGAAAGAAGGATTTTCATTGTTTAAGATGTGTTTAGCTGCACTCGatataattttcacattttaccaACTGAAAACGTTTGTAAGAAATTGTGCAGTAAGGGGTATGGTGTTCCATATAACACCCCAGAAAGTTGGCCCTTTATAAAAGATAGACATAACTTTGATTTGCGGGTCAATCGTTTGTGGAAGTccatttgaaatttttatttatttatttttgtcagactCACTTTTGTATCGGTATCTGAACAGAGAGGTTATGTGGcatgcactttgtttttctactttatgtCAGTGATCCTTGGTTTGTCTGAAAACCCTGCTGTAAACTGTTAGGATGTAGACTCATCTGAATGTTGActattttgtattaaaatgtttggcTTATTGGAAAATGTTATcagctgtatttgttttattcttgctACAGTGTACTACTTTCAAAAGGTTTAGGCTATGTAAGATGGATTTGATAGATTAACACCAAATCTATATTGTGATACATTTTAGGTTGTTACCACATAACTACTTTGtaagtgaaacatttaaattaattgtAATGTCTAGATAAAAAACTACATAATATATTCAACATGAAGTAAATTTATGTTACAAGTATAAAAGATTCATATAcataaaatgtgacagaaatgcatGATATAAACACACTTGGATTAGGATATTTCaacatgaaatgattaaaagtttACAACATGAAATGATTAGAAGTTTTCAACATGAAATATTCACAGTCATTTAACATGTATATATTATGCTGGGATTATATAATGAagttataaaatgaaaacataatctAATTGCGTGCAACCGATGTACATGTTTCAATTATATAAAtccaacagactttttttttcagtgttatagttggaaattaatcattagctcagctgtattccttgatgttgaaatgtgttatgctagttttaacagcttattttgaattaaagacttaaaattaaaccacaaaaaggagaaaaagttcgttctccgtttaacagctgcttttacacagctgtgcttcgcactcacggttgctaggcgacatgagctacgaagaggtgacggcagctgatatgaaggctagctgctcacttccggcctttgtggtgttcgtgggctgcgaaagacgtgggccgggtccttcgcaggatgcggcccctaatttggacattgtgcgtcgatataatctgtatgccgggaactcgcgcactgagaaacgttccacggtgcaaagtgcgattaaaatgcgttaaaattttgaacgcgttaatttccctgtaattaattaatcgaaattaacgcgttaaagtcccacccctaatatatatatatatatatatatatatatatatatatatatatatatatactctcactggggaacccttATATAGCCCAGATGTACATCAGGTATACATCTGTATACTGTACAGAAATTTTACACAAACTTATTTTCGTGAGACACTGAAATAccacaaaatgaatgaaaacccCATCAAAAAATTATCGTAACTGAATAATTATTACAGTTCTGGAACTGAAACTGGTTGCTATGACAGCCCCACATGCTAAATgcttttggaaaaaacaaaataaaaacggGTTCAAAATGCATATTTGGAAGCTGTAAAGATGCCCATTTGTACGAACAGCAGAGGAAAAATGATGCCACAAGAAGATTCTTGGACGCCAGTATCCCCGAAACAGTTCCTCGGTGCATTTGCGCCTTTTCCGCGTTTCGCCTGGATTCATCCAAACGCACCCAGGGACAGCTTTGATGAGGTTTGCAAAAACGTCTGGAGTAGAGGTCAAAGTTCACTGCAGAGAGAAGCGAGTAAAGACAGCACTCGTTCAGTCAACAAGCGAAGTCACAGGTAAGGTTGGAACGGAGTTATCTGTGGCTATATCTGACCTCTCCATAATAAGCAATGAAGCATGCTTTAATGTAGCCTATAAGCCTATAAGCTATGAAATTAACCTCGCTGCAAACTCACTATGTCTCATATCACACTTTATCCAGGTTTAATCAGTCTGTCTATATGAAGCTCAAGCAGCTTCATCATTTTGTTCTTGGGGGTGCTTTCATCTAATTTAGATGGAATTTTAAACGGTAGGCTTCTCAGTAATTAGTGCTAATACTCTAATATCTAATATAGGAGATGACAGCGAGTACATCCAGCATTCTGTGTTTTTGGTTGTAAAATGGTTACATCATAATTTGAAGTTTACAAGCATCTTTAATAGAGATTATAAGTAGGGACTTTTTAAAGcctaacatttaaacatttaatgcatTAGGTCAGATAATTTATGAGTCATTAATAATAATGTCTTTTTTGCCAGATGTTGAAAGGAAAAAGTTGtcatttaagataagataagataagatagtgtttattcgtcacatgcacagttatacacagtacaatgcacagtgaaatgtattttgtacctgcaaccatatatacacacacatataaataagaagaataaaaataaaaataagtaattcacactatacactatactctatatactatacactatacacacttttacgtggaattatagattataaattataatatttacattgtgcaatgagattccagttagggctcagagttgagcagacggatggcttgtgggtaaaaactcttcttcaacctttcagtcttagccctcaggcagcggtaacgccggcctgatgggagcagggagaagagagagtgtccggggtggctgggctgttttaggatcttcatggccctcagcctgcactgcttggtgtaaacgtcctgcaggttggggagggtggtgctgatggtccgttcagctgaacgaaccaccctttttagggccatgaagtcctgcttggtgcagtttcccatccaggtgctgatgctcccacgcacgatgctctcgatggtgcaggtgtaaaagttcctgagcaccttgagtgggagcttgaagtctctcagccgcctgaggaggtagagacgctgtctggccttcttcacagtgatgtttatgtgatgagtccaggacaggtcctgtgagatggtcactcccaggtatttgaaagtgtccactctttccacctcagcaccactgatgacaagtggatggtagtccctctgctgcttcctgctaaagtccacaatcagttccttcgttttgctgacgttgctGGCAATGCAGCTACAAATGTTGATCATACAACAATCTATTCATATTAGTTTTTCTCTTTGTAATAAGCCAAAGGGTACTATTACTTTTTCACTGCCACCATTCTTGTGGTTGTTTTGTCTTATAAATACTGTTACAGCGGGATACTCATATCAAAAAGAGCCCAAATATGGAGGTCAGCTTGCATACAAGTTTCTACTCTTGACTCCGTATGATATCAGGGAGAAGAGATTTCCTTTATATTACCATCTCAGGGACAAAAGTCTGCTGTTGGTACAGCAGCTCCCCCTACCTACTGTTCAAACTTCTTATTTATGAGGAGCAGCCAGTCAGAACAAAGTTGGTTTGTTGCTGTCTCTATTAGGGGTAGCTGTGGCTCAGGCTTAGGTGGTAGAGTGGGTCATATTCCAGTCGGAAGGTCGGTGGCTCGATCTCTGACTCCTCCATTCTGCATGCTgaaatatccttgggcaagatactaaactCTGACTTGCCCCTAGTGCATCCACTAGAGTGTGAGTGTACGTGCACAGATGAAAATGccgtatgaatgtgtgtgtgaatgagacttgtGGCACAAAGCGTGCAACTGAGTAGAAAGGCACAATACAATTGCCAGTCCATTTTATCTAAATGTATTCATTGCACATAGCAGTTTAGTCAGTAACTGTCTTAAGCAGCACTATCATACAATAAACTCTAGATAAATTACaactttttttccaaaaagggaaaaaatagcTGACCAAGTAGTAGTATCTAACTGTCTGGCTTTATTTACACTGGCAGAAAATGGTGCTTCTCTTTTGGATGAATTCAGCTGTAGCAAGGACGTTTTACTTGGACGAATTCAGCAACAAactaacaataattaaaaaaaaaagaaaaactaacatgaaaaaaaaaattagagtgaCAGTAAACAATGTTGGAAACATCCTGTTGCTTATAACAAACACAGTGCAAACCTGCAGCAGAGTTGGGTGCTCTGACTTCCTAATGTGTCAGGTCTCAGCACTTCTGTTAATACTTCAGTCAGGCTCAGGATTGTTTCCTTGGGCAAACAGAAAGGGCTGACTCTGCCCTCACTGCTGTATGGTTCCAGTTGGTTACTACAGCCTCTAAAAACTCTTGGCCATTTCATTGCTTTCTCCATAGCAATGTTAGTGAACCAGAATTTatgagttgtgttttttttttcttttttgttgagtACCGCTACTCAAAACAAGTATCATTGattgttaccatggcaacatcAGCCATAGGCCAGAGTTAGCGTGGGGATAAGATGATGTCTATTTTTGGTAGTTTAGTCTAACTTTGACTAATCTATGAGCAAAATTATGATTGATTGTCCAATCTGAAGTttctatttgtgtttgtgtgaaacaCCTATTTTGCTCACAAGCTCATTTTAGAAATCATAACATTTGTTTTGCTTAAAACACATAGGGTTATGGGAAAATAAATGGATTAACTGGATGGATGTGGGGTTGAGCCTATTTGTAACCAAGATCCCAACACTTCATTGGAGATCAGTTGGGCTGCTGTGCGGTCATAAACCCACTGTATAATGTTAATGTACACCATCTGCTCACCCACCGCCCAGAGCTACCATGACGTCTCCGTTATCATAAGCATCCCGGGTCTCACCGGACCGTCTGTTCCGCATCGCAGCTCGACagtcgacaggctggtgactaAAGAGTAGCCTCATTAAAAAGTCATGGTTTGAAGTGGGTGATGCATCATGCATACAGGTTGGAGCAATGGACTCTGTGATTCCTTATTTTCTAGGGAAACTGGTTTACCTGTGGATCTGACCGTGAGGTTAGAAGGATCTTATGCAGGACCAAAAAAGCCCAAAACAAAATGCTCGTTTCATCAGGAGGTGTATTATTGTATCTTAAAATATGatagaaaaaaatcagaaaatcagACAGTACCTCCAATTAAGCTCATTTTAGCATGTTCGTGATACAAGTGACCTTTTCTTTATGCGTGATCACCACAGTGATTTAGTATGAAAATGaatgtcatttcattttaaaacggCTTTAAAAAGCGTGCCCAATACAAGATACATGGCAAGCTAAGTGACAACACTACCAGACTTTTTCTCATTTGCTTCATGGAAAAAGGTGCATACAAGATGACATGAGCTTGCTAACCTTGAAGTGGTGGTAATTATGCTGTGATAGCCTGTTACATGCAAAAAAATCAGCTTAACCCCGCCACATTCACACacgtctctgtgtttctcttcctGTCTAGGGCTGAAAGGCAGCAGGAAGGGACAGATGATTACATGCACTATAAGGAAGACGAGAAGCAGCACCACACTGACTTCACCCCTCCTTGCCATTATCTCTCAGGCCGCAGATATCCACGTGTTGCCAAGCCCGCATGGGGGCTGAGCCCTGTGAaggaagcagagatgagacaatTTAAGGAAGAGGCAAGTGGGAAAAGAAACTTGGTGAGGGTTTTCAATCAAATCtaaaaacatctgtttttcttAGCATGAATGAAAACAGCATTATCTGTATTCTGCTAAAACTTGCTAATTAATGCAAGTCGTATTTCCCATTGTTTTGAATTCCTAGTCATGTCAGGAGAATGATGTCCAAGATAAACCAAGGAGTGTAGAAAACTCCCTTCAGAAGATGTGGGTCTCTCAACCCAGCAGTAAAGGCAAAGAGAGCTCTGTACTTGTGCCTCAACATCTGGTGACGAATCCTGTCTGCTTTGAAGGCCACACCCCACACCTGCCAGATGGACAACATTCTCTCCATCCTTCTAATCTACCCAGGGATACATGTGAAAGTGAGAATGAGCAGAATGCAAGATGTGACCCAGACAGCTACTCTAGTGATGATAGCAATCTTGTTAGTCTACCTGGGGTGCAAAGTTGTGCCactgacagcagcaaaaatgacTTAGTGTTTAGTGcaaaagaggtgaagaaaaaGGAAATTCCACACTCGTCTGTTCAATTGAGCTCTGACAATGAGCAGGATTTCTTTTCTAATATTGATAAAGACTTTCCTGCACTTACCACCGTCAGTGCTGGCATTTCACTATGTCCCACAGAACCATCAGCCTTGGGGAAGATGAAGGGCCAGTGGGAGATTCCCCTTTCATTCTACCCGCATGACACACCCACTGTCACTTTGGCAAGTGCAGTGAGTGGCCCTGTGCGGGCTCCAAACCAAGGCAAAACAGAAGCACCTGAGGCGCATTCAAAAACCAAAGCTCTACCAGCAGTCCCAGTGCAGACAAAAGCTTATGACCTACTGGCTGATTTCCCAGCCCTCCAGCCCCCAAAGAAGCCCTTAGCGCTGGGTGCATTGCATCACGGGAATCCCAAGACCAAAGATGCAGAAGGGAAAAGAATTCTCACTCATATG is a window encoding:
- the LOC115788627 gene encoding uncharacterized protein LOC115788627 isoform X5; this encodes MPICTNSRGKMMPQEDSWTPVSPKQFLGAFAPFPRFAWIHPNAPRDSFDEVCKNVWSRGQSSLQREASKDSTRSVNKRSHRAERQQEGTDDYMHYKEDEKQHHTDFTPPCHYLSGRRYPRVAKPAWGLSPVKEAEMRQFKEEASGKRNLSCQENDVQDKPRSVENSLQKMWVSQPSSKGKESSVLVPQHLVTNPVCFEGHTPHLPDGQHSLHPSNLPRDTCESENEQNARCDPDSYSSDDSNLVSLPGVQSCATDSSKNDLVFSAKEVKKKEIPHSSVQLSSDNEQDFFSNIDKDFPALTTVSAGISLCPTEPSALGKMKGQWEIPLSFYPHDTPTVTLASAVSGPVRAPNQGKTEAPEAHSKTKALPAVPVQTKAYDLLADFPALQPPKKPLALGALHHGNPKTKDAEGKRILTHMPIHCQSSQGSHERRLENLPHKVSSICAGDLKSVLDLQTFGAVSHHNSPTISCEQPKANKQQPPRVAGADGVGVSARSWANVAKAGMKQAAAPQEKARP
- the LOC115788627 gene encoding uncharacterized protein LOC115788627 isoform X1; protein product: MPICTNSRGKMMPQEDSWTPVSPKQFLGAFAPFPRFAWIHPNAPRDSFDEVCKNVWSRGQSSLQREASKDSTRSVNKRSHRAERQQEGTDDYMHYKEDEKQHHTDFTPPCHYLSGRRYPRVAKPAWGLSPVKEAEMRQFKEEASGKRNLSCQENDVQDKPRSVENSLQKMWVSQPSSKGKESSVLVPQHLVTNPVCFEGHTPHLPDGQHSLHPSNLPRDTCESENEQNARCDPDSYSSDDSNLVSLPGVQSCATDSSKNDLVFSAKEVKKKEIPHSSVQLSSDNEQDFFSNIDKDFPALTTVSAGISLCPTEPSALGKMKGQWEIPLSFYPHDTPTVTLASAVSGPVRAPNQGKTEAPEAHSKTKALPAVPVQTKAYDLLADFPALQPPKKPLALGALHHGNPKTKDAEGKRILTHMPIHCQSSQGSHERRLENLPHKVSSICAGDLKSVLDLQTFGAVSHHNSPTISCEQPKANKQQPPRVAGADGVGVSARSWANVAKAGMKQAAAPQEKARPCTFQQHFGAQAHQANCPPGFRCPYFPFQQARGIPSKSGHVR
- the LOC115788627 gene encoding uncharacterized protein LOC115788627 isoform X7, whose translation is MPICTNSRGKMMPQEDSWTPVSPKQFLGAFAPFPRFAWIHPNAPRDSFDEVCKNVWSRGQSSLQREASKDSTRSVNKRSHRAERQQEGTDDYMHYKEDEKQHHTDFTPPCHYLSGRRYPRVAKPAWGLSPVKEAEMRQFKEEASGKRNLSCQENDVQDKPRSVENSLQKMWVSQPSSKGKESSVLVPQHLVTNPVCFEGHTPHLPDGQHSLHPSNLPRDTCEIAGADGVGVSARSWANVAKAGMKQAAAPQEKARPSFWSPGTSSQLSSRIQMSLFSFPTGQRHPF
- the LOC115788627 gene encoding uncharacterized protein LOC115788627 isoform X4, whose translation is MPICTNSRGKMMPQEDSWTPVSPKQFLGAFAPFPRFAWIHPNAPRDSFDEVCKNVWSRGQSSLQREASKDSTRSVNKRSHRAERQQEGTDDYMHYKEDEKQHHTDFTPPCHYLSGRRYPRVAKPAWGLSPVKEAEMRQFKEEASGKRNLSCQENDVQDKPRSVENSLQKMWVSQPSSKGKESSVLVPQHLVTNPVCFEGHTPHLPDGQHSLHPSNLPRDTCESENEQNARCDPDSYSSDDSNLVSLPGVQSCATDSSKNDLVFSAKEVKKKEIPHSSVQLSSDNEQDFFSNIDKDFPALTTVSAGISLCPTEPSALGKMKGQWEIPLSFYPHDTPTVTLASAVSGPVRAPNQGKTEAPEAHSKTKALPAVPVQTKAYDLLADFPALQPPKKPLALGALHHGNPKTKDAEGKRILTHMPIHCQSSQGSHERRLENLPHKVSSICAGDLKSVLDLQTFGAVSHHNSPTISCEQPKANKQQPPRVAGADGVGVSARSWANVAKAGMKQAAAPQEKARPCTFQQRV
- the LOC115788627 gene encoding uncharacterized protein LOC115788627 isoform X6, which produces MPICTNSRGKMMPQEDSWTPVSPKQFLGAFAPFPRFAWIHPNAPRDSFDEVCKNVWSRGQSSLQREASKDSTRSVNKRSHRAERQQEGTDDYMHYKEDEKQHHTDFTPPCHYLSGRRYPRVAKPAWGLSPVKEAEMRQFKEEASGKRNLSCQENDVQDKPRSVENSLQKMWVSQPSSKGKESSVLVPQHLVTNPVCFEGHTPHLPDGQHSLHPSNLPRDTCEIAGADGVGVSARSWANVAKAGMKQAAAPQEKARPCTFQQHFGAQAHQANCPPGFRCPYFPFQQARGIPSKSGHVR
- the LOC115788627 gene encoding uncharacterized protein LOC115788627 isoform X2, which encodes MPICTNSRGKMMPQEDSWTPVSPKQFLGAFAPFPRFAWIHPNAPRDSFDEVCKNVWSRGQSSLQREASKDSTRSVNKRSHRAERQQEGTDDYMHYKEDEKQHHTDFTPPCHYLSGRRYPRVAKPAWGLSPVKEAEMRQFKEESCQENDVQDKPRSVENSLQKMWVSQPSSKGKESSVLVPQHLVTNPVCFEGHTPHLPDGQHSLHPSNLPRDTCESENEQNARCDPDSYSSDDSNLVSLPGVQSCATDSSKNDLVFSAKEVKKKEIPHSSVQLSSDNEQDFFSNIDKDFPALTTVSAGISLCPTEPSALGKMKGQWEIPLSFYPHDTPTVTLASAVSGPVRAPNQGKTEAPEAHSKTKALPAVPVQTKAYDLLADFPALQPPKKPLALGALHHGNPKTKDAEGKRILTHMPIHCQSSQGSHERRLENLPHKVSSICAGDLKSVLDLQTFGAVSHHNSPTISCEQPKANKQQPPRVAGADGVGVSARSWANVAKAGMKQAAAPQEKARPCTFQQHFGAQAHQANCPPGFRCPYFPFQQARGIPSKSGHVR
- the LOC115788627 gene encoding uncharacterized protein LOC115788627 isoform X3; amino-acid sequence: MPICTNSRGKMMPQEDSWTPVSPKQFLGAFAPFPRFAWIHPNAPRDSFDEVCKNVWSRGQSSLQREASKDSTRSVNKRSHRAERQQEGTDDYMHYKEDEKQHHTDFTPPCHYLSGRRYPRVAKPAWGLSPVKEAEMRQFKEEASGKRNLSCQENDVQDKPRSVENSLQKMWVSQPSSKGKESSVLVPQHLVTNPVCFEGHTPHLPDGQHSLHPSNLPRDTCESENEQNARCDPDSYSSDDSNLVSLPGVQSCATDSSKNDLVFSAKEVKKKEIPHSSVQLSSDNEQDFFSNIDKDFPALTTVSAGISLCPTEPSALGKMKGQWEIPLSFYPHDTPTVTLASAVSGPVRAPNQGKTEAPEAHSKTKALPAVPVQTKAYDLLADFPALQPPKKPLALGALHHGNPKTKDAEGKRILTHMPIHCQSSQGSHERRLENLPHKVSSICAGDLKSVLDLQTFGAVSHHNSPTISCEQPKANKQQPPRVAGADGVGVSARSWANVAKAGMKQAAAPQEKARPSFWSPGTSSQLSSRIQMSLFSFPTGQRHPF